The Vigna unguiculata cultivar IT97K-499-35 chromosome 11, ASM411807v1, whole genome shotgun sequence genomic sequence ACGGTGATGGCAATAAGGCGCTTGAGCTTTTGGATAAGATGGCTGTGGATGGAGTGGTTCCGGATGCGGTGTCGTATCTTGCTGCATTGTGTGCATGCAACCATGCTGGCTTGGTGGAAGAAGGGGTTAGGTTGTTTGATATGATGAAGGGGTATGGAGTGAAACTTAATGTTAAGCATTATGGGAGTGTGGTAGATTTGTTAGGTCGAGCAGGAAGGATAAAAGAGGCGTGTGATATCATAAACTCAATGCCAATGGTTCCTGATGTGGTGCTCTGGCAGAGTTTGCTTGGGGCTTGTAAGATTCATGGGAACGTGGAAGTGGCTGAGATGGCATCAAGGAAGCTGGTGGAGATGGGATCAAACAATTGTGGGGATTTTGTGTTGTTATCGAATGTTTATGCAGCACAACAGAGATGGTATGATGTTGGGAGAGTGAGGGAGGCCATGAAGATTAGGGATGTGAGGAAGGTGCCAGGATTTAGTTACACAGAGATTGATGGTAGGATACACAAGTTTGTGAATGCTGATCATAGTCATTCGAGTTCCAAAGAGATATATGCAAAACTTGATGAGATCAAGTTCAGGATTAAAGCCTATGGATATGCAGCAGAGACTAATCTTGTGCTGCATGATATTGGGGAAGAAGACAAGGAGAATGCGCTTAATTATCACAGCGAGAAGTTGGCCGTGGCATTTGGTTTAATTAGTACAGGTGATGGAACACCAATTCAGGTCATAAAGAACCTTAGAATATGTGTGGATTGTCATGCTGTGATAAAAATCATATCAACTGTTTATAAAAGGGAGATTATTGTGCGTGATAGAGCCAGATTTCACAGATTTAAAGAAGGTGTATGTTCTTGCAGAGATTATTggtaaaattatatcaaaatgctTATTATATTTGTGTATTTACTAAATTACTACTACAGTGAATTTCTCACAAGTCACTTAATCATACCCCCAAAATTTCACAACATTTTAGGAAGAGATAGATAAGATAGGTAATGTGACTGTggaggaaaaagaaagagtataGGTTAATTCATAGAAACTGTTGGTGAAAAACTTACCTACTTTGATCCAATTTacaccattttttattttgaattcaaattaattcaattatatataataaatttcgACAGCATTAAATCCAACATTTTCTCTTCATAATATCAGGACTTTGAACTTGCAATTAATAGAAGAAAAAGGTAATTTTGCTAAACGTACTCCCCTTTccatttaaatacaaaaatgacAAGTAAGACACTAATTCCTAGATGTTGCACACTGTTGGGGTCAAGTTACTgttataactatattttataatttttaggatttaaaaatgattataatatcagaaaacattttaagttttataaacaaataattaggATCACTATTTTAGAGTGTGAAGTATAGATTCGAAAAAATccaatttaaaatgtatattaattcctgaaaattcaatataaaatgtaaaatataaaagcaAATTGTGGATTATGTGATCATCGTAACACGGGCCTTGCCTTTATCTTCCACAGTAATCCACTATATAAAGCTGTACAGTTACCTATTACTTAACTTGGTGTGTCACAGCCATACATAATTCCCAAACCGATTGCAcctaaaaccctaaccctagaaATCAGATTCTGAGATAAATGACGCAGAAGGCGAATCTTTTCAAGGGTAAAGCCAAGAAGAAATCAATTCCTCCCAATCGTCATGGGAAAGCCCCTGTTACTCGCAAAGGTTTCACTCTTTCGCACAttgtttttcttccatttcagtGTACGATCTTTTGCAATAATCTGTTACCGTTTCTTTCCGCAGGAAAGAGATTCGTGAAGCCATCCAAGGTCACAAAGGAGATGGACGCTGATCGTGTAAGCCCCTTTAACTCATCTCTAATTCCCACTCACTTTATTCCTTTGTGGTGTTCATAGTTCTGAGGATTTTATGGTTCTGAATGGTATGTTGTTGCATTGGGGGGTCGGAATGGTTGTTTAGCAGCAAATTAGGTTTCCTCGTAATTGCTTTTCATAACTTCTATATGTTTCTCAATGATCATCAGAGCGAGTATATCACAATTTGATAGTTTTTATAGATAGACCTATACTGTTCCCTGATAtagttttatggattttttgGTGGATATTTTaagtattgatttttttttttctactaagTTGGGTTCAATTTGTGTTCAACCAGGAGGTTAGCAAATTCATTAATCACTGCAATGAGATCAAAGCAGCGACTCTAGCAACAAAGGATGGTGGCCAATTAGGCATCATTAAGCCTCCACTAGAGCAACCAAGTGGTGCTAAATAAATTGTTAATTGAGTGAAACAGTGATTCTTGTCATAGCTGAATGTATCTTATGAATGGTGCATTGTCTTAGAGCGTTTCTagttataaattgtaaaatcaattttgataatttcacCTTGCTGGGAGTGTATGCACTGGTGTGAATTGCTCTgttttttccctttcttttttgGTTGTTGATTATTAGTTATGTGGGAAATTGTATTGATCCTTAAATTTCATGTCTGTGGTAACTGAGGAAGTTATACTTTTATGAATTCAACAGAGGTGATTGTTTCCACTTCCATTTAATATACGAAGCTATGCATACAAGTTGATGCATGTAAAATTAGCATGTGAACTGAAGTTCtgaaattttagaaaaacacGGATTTGATTCGTGGTGGCTTACTTTGGTGACGAGATTTATGTTTGAGAACTCTTGGTATACGATAATGTAAAAGAAAGTCCAATCTTTTTTACAcgaatttgaaaaataaaaaaaagggtttAGTTTTAACTTGTGTAAAAcgttaaatttgatttattttggttgttaaTGTCAAAAATACAGGTAGTAACAAACGACTAAAGAGAATAGTATTTTATGCCATTTTCGCCAAATTTGAAATTTCCTATTCTCGAtcttcttttaacttttttttttccttcatctTCCTACTCGGTATAATGGTGATTGTATGAATCGTATGTGAAGATATGTATTAACGTTTTAACAAAAAGCTAAAAAGAATTATGATTAAAGGTTTAGTTATTAGTCTGATTCTTAAAACAAACttcaattgattttttctttctttcattcaaTATCACCTTTATTATGTCtctatttatgtatttttaatagttttcaGTTCTGCGAGATCAAATGTAAGATGTATATATAAggattaaaatgaaataagaaccaaatgaattattttagaatgaattatattaatatctgcCTGATTTTGTTATAGACCCattgttaaaattttgtacaaatttcttttttattttttaaaaaattaccaaaTCCAGAGGTGAGTCAATTCAAATTGGAACCGTTATGCTTctcaagtaaaaataagttacaCCATCAAACTATGATGTTTGAATTTTATACTCTTGACCAGAAAGTGAatgtattttgataaattttctgagaatataatataatttacacTATTATTTTAAGTACTGAGGCAAGTGAATTTCGTAAAAATGTAGACactaaataagaaattaaacttatattttaaggTACTTACATCTTAAACTATTGGGCCGAAGGAGAGAATAAAATTGAAGGCCCATAAAAAACTGAGCCTATATGGGCCGATCAGCAGGTGTAGTAGAAGAAGTTTCTTTGTTGGACGATGAAAACAAACAGCTTCATTGTTGACTGAAGAGGGCGATTGAATCCCCATGAACAGAACCACGAAGACGAGTTCTGCTGAAAATTGAAGAATTGAAACCGGTTAGAAAATCGTTGAAGCGGGACCCAACGAAGCAGCGACAGATCTACGATCACGAAGAAACAACAAACGATGGAGCCTTTGCTGCAATTCGCACCGATGCAGAGCTCCGTCGACGAGGGTTTCTGGCATCGATTGTCTTCCTTGAAGCTTAACAAGCTTGGCATTGACGATTCTCCAATTCACATATTCGGTTCATCTCTTTACTTTCATCTCTACATGTCAACATAactatttttatctttgtttcCACTTCTAAGATTGTGAAAGAATGCGCgtattttgtattttcagttt encodes the following:
- the LOC114168836 gene encoding uncharacterized protein LOC114168836 produces the protein MTQKANLFKGKAKKKSIPPNRHGKAPVTRKGKRFVKPSKVTKEMDADREVSKFINHCNEIKAATLATKDGGQLGIIKPPLEQPSGAK
- the LOC114168996 gene encoding pentatricopeptide repeat-containing protein At1g34160; translation: MIAQYQLDSLLQKCSSLISMKQLQAHLITTGKFQFHPSRSKLLELCSISPAGDLSFAGQIFRRIQCPSTNDWNAVLRGLAQSPEPMQALSWYRAMSRSPQKVDALTCSFALKGCARALAFSEATQIHSQLLRFGFEADVLLLTTLLDVYAKTGDLDAAHKVFDNMRKRDIASWNAMISGLAQGSRPNEAIALFNRMKDEGWRPNEVTVLGALSACSQLGALKHGQIIHAYVVDEKLDTNVIVCNAVIDMYAKCGFVDKAYSVFVSMSCKKSLVTWNTMIMALAMNGDGNKALELLDKMAVDGVVPDAVSYLAALCACNHAGLVEEGVRLFDMMKGYGVKLNVKHYGSVVDLLGRAGRIKEACDIINSMPMVPDVVLWQSLLGACKIHGNVEVAEMASRKLVEMGSNNCGDFVLLSNVYAAQQRWYDVGRVREAMKIRDVRKVPGFSYTEIDGRIHKFVNADHSHSSSKEIYAKLDEIKFRIKAYGYAAETNLVLHDIGEEDKENALNYHSEKLAVAFGLISTGDGTPIQVIKNLRICVDCHAVIKIISTVYKREIIVRDRARFHRFKEGVCSCRDYW